GTTGATAAGTCATCTGACTAGCCGTGATAGCTTCTCTGACTAGCCGTTGATAGCTTCCTTGATTATCAATTGATAGCTCATTCTTTACTAGCCGTTGATGGGTTTGAATAGCAGTTGATGGACCTTTATTCTTCATCCATTGATAACTTTGATTTATCTGTTGATTTTCACTTCACTTAGGTGATTTACATGACTTaacatatttacaatttatCACCCTAATTACACATCTATTGATAGATCATAGCTTTATCAATTGATCAACTTATACTATCATCTGCTAACATGTAAAGCGCCTATTGTGTTCCAAAAACCTCATCTGTTATAGGCTACCTGATCAACAGATACTACAGATAGTATGCTATCCGTTGATCAACTACATTTACTTAACAAAATTATGCTAAGTGTTTTGTCTTGTCATCAAGGAACATCATCTTCCCAACAATATTTAACCCTATAAAATGGTTCACAACCCTAGGATCTCAAGGAACTAGATTAGTGTGACTAGGTTTTGAATGAGAATTTAACATTGATGAGCAAAGAAAAGCTATGTCTTGATAGTTTAAAGCTTTAGTTGGCACTCTtccaaatatatacataatttattaattgagACTGTTTCTACATTATTGCAGATTCCATCAGTCATGAGCTTCGCTGTACCTGACCGCCCTCGCGAAATTCGTATGGAAGCAGCTTATTTCCTGCAGCAACTTTGTCAGTCgaggtatataattttttgctaCCGACTCCATTGACATGATTATATTCACCTTCGAAAATAGTTTATATACCAATTTACCGTCACTTTTTACAGCTCCTTGACTTTGCATATGTTTATTGCTTGCCGTGGTATTCCTGTTCTTGTGGGGTTCCTTGAGGCTGATTATGCGAAACACAGGTCAGTGCCGCATGTGGAAGTAATTAAGTTATGACATGCCAAATTTAGATTCTgggttcattttttttaaaaagttaaatgCTAAAAAAAGATAGGTAGTCAATGGCCACAACTTTATTTCAACTATTAAGCAGAAAGTACAGTCTCTGGTGGTAACGGCGTGTTGGCCCAATTTTTTCCaactattttattttgaattttaagagTTTAAGCCAATTAAAATCTTGCGCACAATCATTTCTATAGTCGGTAGAGTTTTTGGTAAATTATTGGAAGAGAATATAAAAGTTGAAGTCATTTTATATATCGAAGAAGCATTTTCTTTTTACAGGTTGTGTACTATATGAGTAATGtcaataaataactaaatacaATAAATGCATAACGACATAACGTATACCGGGTAGAAATTTGGTGGTGCTATGGCCCCCACTATAAGTCTGCCTCTGTGCATAATGGCTGTTCATAGCGGACATGCTTGTACTTATAAATTTTGTGCTGTATAACTCAAACATCAATGACATGCAGGGAAATGGTTCATCTTGCAATTGATGGAATGTGGCAGGTTTTTAAGCTTCAGCAGTCAACTCCTAGAAATGACTTTTGTCGTATTGCTGCAAAAAATGGAATACTGCTTAGACTTATCAACACTCTATATAGTTTGAATGAGGCAACTAGACTAGCTTCCATTTCTGGAAATTCTGCTTTTACTCCAAGTGAGGCAATGGTTTCCGAAATAAATCTTCCTGATTATGGCAAGGTTAAAGATGGAACAGCTGACAATTCAATGATGTCTGTAGCCAAAAAATTGTCATGCGATTCAGATTCTAATTTAGCCAATTCAAGAAAATTCTCTTTAAGTACCGTTAAACCCCAACCAAGTACAGCCTCCCTGAGATCACTGGAAACTCCACCACCTAATCCGAAAGAGAGAGAAACTATTGACAGGTGGAAAAGTGATCCTACACGAGCAGAATTTGATCTGAGGCAGCAACGAGATAGCAATGGTATCAGACTTTCAACCGACAGGGCTATGAAACCGGTAGATGGTTCCCAAAATGGACTGCCTGCTACAAGTCAGCAAGAACATGTACGACCTCTTCTTAGTTTGTTGGATAAGGAGCCCCCTTCTCGACGTTTCTCTGGTCAGCTTGAGTATGTGCGTCATTTCACTGGGTTGGAAAAACATGAAAGTATACTGCCACTTCTACAAACGTCTaatgaaagaaaaacaaatggcCTTGACTTCCTGATGGCTGAATTTGCAGGTGTGTATATTAGTTAgtttctcaattttgattttACTTTTTGTTGCCACATCCCATCTGTTTTATCGTAGTTGTTTCCATGGCAATTCTTAAATACTTAGCTGTGTGCTCATATACTTATACCTGGACTGCCATTTTGTCCTCATAGACCTTTCCACCGGACAAGACATGGGTGCGGGTTTGGATCTGTGGGGGTTTCTTTATACTAAAActgaatcattttttttttttttgacaaaaaaattgaatccTTTATTTCTCAGCGTTCCAGTTAAGAATGTAATGTAAGGTCTGTGGACAACTTTTTCATGGAAAACAAGCTCCATAAAATTGATTGCATATGATTTATTGGCAAGAACATGTGTCTTTGAAAATGTACAGTgtctttaaattatttaaaattttacgtGTTAAATTACATGCCACCTTCATTGTGTCCAATTTTGGATCCATATCTAAGAATTCTAATTTTGCTAATTCAGCACTTGGATCCGCAACCATGTCTGGCATCATACCGAGTGTAGGTAACATAGGCCATTTgtgttaaaaattaatattattatgtcCAATTAAATTAGAATATGAGATTGTGTTTGGGTATAGCCTAAGCTGATTAGAAATCGAATGGGAAACATAAGTTGGGTGTCTTTAATTTTTAAGATGGTGTCCCAATACCAATACTTGAGGTCAAGCTCAAAATCTTGTCATGATTTGCAACTTGTTAGAAACATGTTGAAAAGTTTCATTTACTAAAACTTAATAATTTAATGGCTTTAAAATTCTTCCTTCCAATTGTGTTTCTCCCcgtatatgtaaaaataaatgaataaaactaAGCAAACAACTTTAACAATCatgtatatgtaaaaatatatgaataaaactaATCATACAATTTTGACAATCACGCTTGAAGGCAATTTGTGTGCTCTTAATATATAACCTTGTGCATTAAGTTCCCAAGGTTATTACGAGCACCCATTACTAATAAAAgttaggcttaatgaccttttagctcTCGAGGTTTGGATAAAtcttccgatgcggcctcgatgttTAAAGTCGTTCGATTCAACCCTCCAAAATTTCCGAATGTACTTTTAGCCCTTATGGCGTATACTGGTATATAACggggtggacaaagttgacatttcacacgtgagggttaaaaggggcattaaacatcgagggttaaaaggaacatctaatgtattttaatgtattctttaggggttaaaaggaacgagatgtatactttaggggttaaaaggtacgcccaaactttaccctgaatatgaattgtcaagtttacccTCCGTTATATACCGTTATTTGAAAAAAGGGCTAAAAAGTACAATAGTGAAACTTTAAGGGTTGAATCGAACGACTTTAAAtatcgaggccgcatcggaacatccatccaaactttgagggctaaaaggtcattaagcccaAAAAATGAGTAAATTCATGACTTCCTTGACAACACTCAGTAGAAGAGACTCAAATCTCCACAAATTTTATGGCACTTGCTTTTGTAAATTAAATGCAATTTGCAAGCCTTAGCCCCTTTTCTCTTGGTATCAAGAGGTTAAGCGTTCGTGTTGTAATCAATTCAAAATTGTTACATGGATTAGTAGTCAACTTATAGATGGTTTTAAGATTCTAGGAAAAACTTGTGACAAAATAGgaatttttttcttctattttAGTCATAAATACCAACAAATGGTATCAAGAGCTTCAATGATCTTCGGGAACCTATGAGAATTTGAGAGAACATTGCTATGACCTCAATCCACTCATTTAAGAGGTTTGGGTTTATGGAAATGGATTGAAGCTGTGAAGGGATATACAACCTCTTAGAAACAATACACCGCCAAGTCAAATTAGggtcaaaaagatgaattaccTAAGGCTCCTAAAGTTTTTCAATAATTCATGCTGATGTCTTAGATGCAATTTTCACGAGAATCATGACGAGTGAAACATGAAAAGAGGCTTTggacaaattaaaataattgtatCCAGGCAATGAAAGAACTACGAAGATGGAAGTCTTAAATCTCAGAAGGTATTTTGAGAATTTATCCTTTAATGGGGAAAGACACCATGCAAGATTGTGACAAATTAACGGCTGTATGTACATACGTCAAAATATAAAAACGGCTGTATGTACAAAATGAAGCTATTGGAAGAAGATATACCTGACAACAAAATTGTAGAGCTCTGAGTTTGCCTAAAGATCCGAGGCAAAACTTTCATCTctccaaaatttaaaaatctataaGTGGAGGCTTATAGTCCAATGTTGTAAGTTTGTGAAAAGTGCATCAACATATGAAattggtgagaagtgcacctATAAGAAATTtgtggagagaagtgctccaaCTACATgtggtgatgatgagaagtACATAATATACTAAAACCTTGAATCAAGTGGGAGTGTTTTTAATACCAAGTAGTTGGATAAGTGATCAAACTAAGTGTAATTTagataaattttcagatttttggtTTTAGGAATAAGTTGCAACAAAATTGGATAACTATATCACCTGTTAGTCGTTTTAATAAGCTCTATATGAAGAGCATTGCAGGAAGTTTTGAATATGCAACTCTATTACtattaaatcttttattttttatatattgtctTCTATTCTAGTCAGATACACCAACTGTTTGGACCCCGGTGGGGGCATGGTTGCGtgtgtatttaaatttctgtaatgtaactaaaaattatatgcaTAAATGACAAATGAACCTATTAAACTAGGAATAGCGGAAACCCAAATATAAAACAGCAGCAGAAGCGGATTTCTTGGTTCTCTCCCTTGTCCATCTTACTTTTAGTGCCCTGTTAAAAAAAATCTTCGTACCCTGTTGCGTCGTATAACCTTATATAGACTAAAATCAGTACTAATATAAATCAagattgagaaatatttctATAATAAATACTAATGTGATAGTATCCATCTTCCAACACATTGCTTGATTATTCTGAGAGGAATTCATTATGTCACAGAGGCTTCTGGACGTGGAAGAGAACATGCAAAGTTGGATTCTATGCCGAAAAGTACTCAAAGAGTTTCAAACAAGAAGGTAGGACTACCTCCATCTAATGAGGGAGCTGCCTCCACAACTGGAATGGCATCCCAGAGAGAATCTGGTGTACTCTCTGGTTCAGGCGTCTTAAATGCTAGACCTGGGAGTTCGACATCATCTGGATTACTTTACCATATGATTCCGCCTTGGAATGCAGATCTTGCGCTTGAATACATTGAAAAAGTGGCTGACCTTCTACTGGAATTTTCTTTATCCGACACAACGGTGAAGTCCTACATGTGTAGTCAAAGCATGCTGAGTCGTATATTTCAATTGTTCAATAAGATAAAACCAGCTATTCTTTTAAAGGTACAATGTACCTTCAGAATACTTTGCCTAAGCTCCTAATAgtttaactctctctctctctctctctctctctctctctctctctctctctctaatgtAATCTAATTATCTTTCACTTTTGCTTGTATCGTTCCGTAGTTGCTGAAGTGTATTAATCATCTTTCAACCGACCCACACTGTTTAGAGAATCTTCAGAGAGCAGATGCAATCAAACATTTGATCCCAAATCTTAATCTCAGGGAAGGCCCTCTTGTATACCGCATCCACCATGAGGTGAGTGTTTGAACTAAGTACCACTTTTTCTATTTCAGGAGTTGCGTATGTGTGTGTACTGAGATTCTGTTGAGCAATATATCGTCTCTGAATGCAAGTGGATAAAACTTGGTGATAATTCTTGTGCAATGAACCTGATTTCTATAATTGCCCAATATGAATGTGAATCACTATGGATTTCTTTCTGACTAGAATTATTTGTTGAAGGTCCTCAATGCACTATTTAATCTCTGCAAGATAAATAAAAGGAGACAAGAACAAGCAGCAGAAAATGGGATTATTCCACACTTGATGCATTTTGTCATGACTGGTTCTCCTTTAAAACAATATGCATTGCCTCTGCTTTGTGATATGGCACATGCATCACGTAACTCAAGGGAGCTGTTGAGGGCTCATGGAGGATTAGATGTGTACCTGAGCCTACTTGAAGATGATATTTGGTCTGTTACGGCATTAGATTCTATTGCTATATGTCTGACACACGACAATGACAACAAAAAAGTAGAGCAAGCTATATTGAGAAAGGATGCTGTTCAAAAGTTGGTCAACTTCTTTAAGTCATGCCCAGAACAGCATTTTCTTCATATTTTGGAGCCTTTCTTGAAAATTATATCGTATGTCCTAATCACACCTGTGTTGCTTTTGCTTAACATCATGGCTGCAgtcaaatttttcatacatcACTTGCATGGTTTAAAATCTACAAGTATGATATAGCAGATCCTATTACAAGTAGTTTACATTGTAATATGGTTCCAATACTAGTTTTTTGTGTGGGCATGACTCTAGTATCATGAAAGGCTACAAACTTTGTTAACTTATTTTGAACTTGAATTGTATCTTTGAACTTTCATGTTTGGGGTTCAGAATAAGCATAGCTGATTGTAGGAGAGGTTTATTCTCTTTTTGTGATATGTCAAGGATAgatcatatataaatttgtcCATATGGTTTCTAAGCTCTTCGTGGTAAATAGTGGACATGATGCAGCATAATTATCTAAAACCACATTTATTCTGTTTCAGGAAATCGCGAGAAATAAATATTACTTTAACTGTTAACGGCTTAACACCTTTACTCATATCAAGGCTTGATCATCAGGATGCTATCGCTCGTCTGAACTTGCTCAGACTAATAAAGGtcagaaatttaattttttatatatgagtCTTTTTGGTTTGATATCTAGTGAGGTTTTAGTAACCAAAtacattttcaattttatgGGATTAGTAAGTGTGTACCGCATATCTTTATATTTAGCATTTGTTATTGTGCACCACATATACATTGAGGTATTGTTGCAGCAAGTCTACTTTGGTCATAGTTGCTTCAAATATCATAgatctaataatttaaaaaggaaTTTGGCCGCATCCTGCTCTGAATCGGGATAAGGGTTAGTAGTTATAATTAAGCCTCAAATGTTCTTGAAAATGTAGTTACTAAAGAAGCTGTTGGTTACGTATTGTTTGTGAATACTGGAGAATGTGAAAGGATTGTTTTCACTTCCATCTTGCAGCACTAAAATTAAAGGATTGTTTAATTATCCATTGTTTTCCTACTTTTGAATTATAGTGCTTCACATGGTTATATCCAGTCCAATCTACTTATCTTGAGTATTATTTCAGGCTGTATACGAGCACCATCCACATCCAAAACAATTGATTGTGGAGAATGACTTGCCTCAAAAGCTTCGGAATCTAATTGAGGAGCGTCGAGATGGCCAAAGTTCTGGTGGACAAGTCTTGGTGAAGCAGATGGCTACCTCACTGCTCAAAACACTCCATATCAACGCCATTTTCTGAACCTAAATACAAATTCTTGTATATATCATTTATGTAGTTTGATTTGAGTgtaattatgtttatttttcactgttactttttataattttctccgATTTAACTTTTCTTACTTCTTACCATGGATGAGGATAAATGAGTTTCCCCAATTTTTTCGGGATGTTCTCATGTCAAAAGTGATCCTCTTGTCACATGGCAACTATTTGCCTTTTATAGCACGCTCTtgtatgcaatttttttttacctgTAAATTCAGCAGCTACAATATTTATCTTGTGCACCATTGTTAAATGTAATTCAGCTTTGTCGGGAGATATTCCCTGATCTATTTGATTCCTAGTAGAATGGTGATCTATTTTGATGTAATAGTTTTAACTCTTTTGGAAATTTAAGATATATGTTTTGCTTTACTAGTTTCTTTATTATGAAACTACTTGTGAACAAGTAGGGTCTTCATTTGGTACAGATTCTACATAAGACTTTCACTTTCAATGTATCCAATCAATACTGCCAAGCCTTCGAGAAAATCCTTATTGTTCAGCCACATCCATTAAcctttgattattaacattatttgGGTATAGCTTAAATATTTCTCGCAATATATTTAAACAATTGTCATCACAAATTTACTAACACTTTTGATAACTGTGCTTTTGCCAATACGAATGTAATCATTTACAACACCTGCGGATACTCTGTATAATAGTTGTCATTGCAGCTGTTAATTTTTGAAATGATGATAGTCTTGGGATTCCAGCGGTATTATATCTTTGCACAAAGCATGGATCATGAGGTTCAATGACAGCTTGAATTCAAAGAATAGAATATCAAATCTCCCCCAAAAAATATAATCCGGATATGtaggattttttaaaaatttgaaaaatatgatattttgattttcttataaatttacAGAAAACTAGCATCCAATGTAATCGAAAGCAAACcccatttttttcaaaaaagggTTGACGGGGACTGCTTTTAGTTAAAAACTGAATTAGAAAAAAAAGGTACATCTAAGTCTTTTTAGTTCCCAAAAGTATTTTcgcaaatattaataataaatagtaaaattgtaatattttttaaaaagatagtACTTTTGATAAATACCCCTTTATTTTTACGCATAATCAGGGTGTGTAGATCTAAATATTATAGAGTCGATGTAGAGACATTATCATAAAACCACTAAAATATCATAGATTTGGGACAGATttcgaaaaatataaaataaacaaaccatatataaaatacaaaaaaattcgTCAGCGCTTAAATACGAGTGTGAGGTATTTATATAAAAGCCTAACCACTACTTCTATAATTATAAGAATAAACTTAAAATCCTTGATTGAatattcaagatatttcttagctttttctttttcttttgttgatGATTTAGACATTCtcgaatgattttttttttcctgacaaTTTAGACTGATGTGATTTATAAATGAGTATCTATTCTAATACTTTTTGGCAGAGTCACAGTAAATTTCGGACATAAGGGAAATAAATACTATAACACTTGCACTATCAAATAACCATACAACAcactagaattttaaattacaagCTAATAACAATTTTAACTTCACAAGATAATAACAACCTGGTAAAATAAATCCTTAACATCCACAAGTTTCTCGGGAGAATTCAAGTAAATTATTAAACACAAGCATTCTTAGTACATGCATTGTCTTTGTCTTGCCATCCCTTTAAGCTTAAGCCATTACATATTTAGAGTCCCACTATCAATGACAAAGATGTGGAAAAGCAAAAGCAACTGATATGAAGATGCACTTAAGGATTCAAGAACTTGTCAACCTTAACATTTGTGGCCCTTGACAAAAACTTCATGCAAATTGGAGGCTTCACTCCAGCTAAAGCCAGGATTGAACTTGGCAATGCCCATATCCCATCACCACAAATCAAGCCTGATGCGACAGCCGGGCCAAATGCATCAGCCTTAACTTTGTCCATCTTCTCCCAGATGAAAAGAATCAAGCTTCCAACACACATGTCTATGGCAAAATATGGTCCTAAATAGAAAGGAATTGCCATTGCCATTGGGAGTGGAATGTACTTGGTCCATCTCTTGGGACCAAAATCTCGGAGAGCATTGATAATGATTGCCCCAGCAAACAATATGTAGCAGATTGTTAGGCAGTTTTTTGGTAATGAATAAAATCCCTCTACTCCTAGGATTGCAATGTTTCTGTACACTAGTGCATAGGGTGCTGAATATTCGGAGTCTGGAGTGCCTATATCGTCGAAGGCCTTGTAGAAGAGCCAAAACACACAAGGAGATATAACACATCCCATTGCAGTGCCAATGACTTGGCTGACAAACATGGACCTTGGTGAAGCAAGGGTCAAGTACCCTGTCTTGAAATCCTGCATGCACAACATGTTATAGTTTTTCGTGTAATCTGATTTTAGGAAACAGAGTATAATACTATAATGCTAATCATATACCTGTGATAGGTCTGAAGCTGTTGAGACTATGTTCATCATCACCCCACAAGCAGCAAGACCTGCAAGAACTCCACCTTGATCTTTCCCTGCCCATGCTCCAATTGCAAAAATGGCAAGCTTTCCGTATGTTGAAGCAAGTGACCAGTCAGTCAGTCCACATCCATATGCATTGCAGAAAGCTAGTACAGGAGCGAAGATGTAGATGACCAGGACATGGTACCACTTGAGTGGACTAAATATCTGAGGAAGGGTTCCTGCAGCTATGGCAGCAATTATGACATAGCCGCCAAGGGCTAACCATGATGGTATTTGGTCCTTCAGAAATAATTGAGTCCTGCGCTGGTCATCAAAAGAAGCTGCTTTTGCTTCAGGGGAGCCCTTATCTGCAAGAGGAAGAATTGTGGCAGGGTCTttgttttgaagttgtttaGCTAATTCTACTGAAGTTTTCGTTATAACTT
This genomic window from Daucus carota subsp. sativus chromosome 7, DH1 v3.0, whole genome shotgun sequence contains:
- the LOC108196075 gene encoding MAP3K epsilon protein kinase 1 is translated as MSRQSPSTAFHKSKTLDNKYMLGDEIGKGAYGRVYKGLDLENGDFVAIKQVSLGNIPQEDLNIIMQEIDLLKNLNHKNIVKYLGSSKTKSHLHIILEYVENGSLANIIKPTKFGPFPESLVAVYIAQVLEGLVYLHEQGVIHRDIKGANILTTKEGLVKLADFGVATKLTEANINTHSVVGTPYWMAPEVIEMSGVCVASDIWSVGCTVIELLTCSPPYYDLQPMPALFRIVQDEQPPIPDSLSPAITDFLRQCFKKDHRQRPDAKSLLSHPWILNSRRVLHSSLRHSGKLRNEEECLVDVITSNGDDQGSVENLPVNYAEDSKDLLLVEAADINQCSKDKDSEHNLSEEISGDPEEDIFPDQSPTLAIYEKLEINASSFRLSSNDEADASSVFCEPSHLTAHEKVLVNDEAESLNFSRESISGGKVEVGDSSIKYGPSIPAPTDQDQSPQKALKAPMTSGENELSRFSDTPGDASLEDLFHPLDKTLEERVTEASTPKPSPILNHGSTVATDGRSDLAKQLRDAIIQKQTEIESGKRNDEDLIHLMIGVLKEDSIEGFDDRLPTDNLFHIQAVEYSKLVSSLRPDEPEDVIVSACQKLTAFFQQRPEQKFVFVTQHGLLPLVELLEVPKNRVTCAVLQVLNQIIKDNTEFQENACLVGLIPSVMSFAVPDRPREIRMEAAYFLQQLCQSSSLTLHMFIACRGIPVLVGFLEADYAKHREMVHLAIDGMWQVFKLQQSTPRNDFCRIAAKNGILLRLINTLYSLNEATRLASISGNSAFTPSEAMVSEINLPDYGKVKDGTADNSMMSVAKKLSCDSDSNLANSRKFSLSTVKPQPSTASLRSLETPPPNPKERETIDRWKSDPTRAEFDLRQQRDSNGIRLSTDRAMKPVDGSQNGLPATSQQEHVRPLLSLLDKEPPSRRFSGQLEYVRHFTGLEKHESILPLLQTSNERKTNGLDFLMAEFAEASGRGREHAKLDSMPKSTQRVSNKKVGLPPSNEGAASTTGMASQRESGVLSGSGVLNARPGSSTSSGLLYHMIPPWNADLALEYIEKVADLLLEFSLSDTTVKSYMCSQSMLSRIFQLFNKIKPAILLKLLKCINHLSTDPHCLENLQRADAIKHLIPNLNLREGPLVYRIHHEVLNALFNLCKINKRRQEQAAENGIIPHLMHFVMTGSPLKQYALPLLCDMAHASRNSRELLRAHGGLDVYLSLLEDDIWSVTALDSIAICLTHDNDNKKVEQAILRKDAVQKLVNFFKSCPEQHFLHILEPFLKIISKSREINITLTVNGLTPLLISRLDHQDAIARLNLLRLIKAVYEHHPHPKQLIVENDLPQKLRNLIEERRDGQSSGGQVLVKQMATSLLKTLHINAIF